In one Sulfitobacter sp. LCG007 genomic region, the following are encoded:
- a CDS encoding acetyl-CoA C-acyltransferase family protein, whose translation MTQDIVILDGARSAIGRFGGSLAGTPPCDLATRVAGAALERAGVEPGQIGHVAFGHVINTEPRDMYVSRVGAMGAGIPDSVPAMNVNRLCGSGLQAIVSVAQSLMLGDADFGLAGGVENMSRSPFINPEARWGAKMGDVRSLDMMLGALNCPFGTGHMGVTAENVADEHQISREDQDGFALNSQERAARAIKEGRFASQIVPVEVRVKRDMVPFEIDEHPKMTTAEALAGLPTVFRKGGSVTAGNASGINDGAGALVIATAEAAERAGLKPRARILGYAHAGVRPEVMGIGPVPAVQALLEKTGLSVDDFDVIESNEAFAAQALAVSKELGFDPAKVNPNGGAIALGHPVGATGAIIAIKALYELERIGGTRALVTMCIGGGQGIALAFERVG comes from the coding sequence ATGACACAGGACATCGTGATTCTCGACGGGGCGCGCTCTGCCATCGGTCGTTTCGGCGGATCGCTTGCGGGCACGCCGCCCTGTGATCTCGCGACGAGGGTGGCAGGTGCCGCGCTTGAGAGGGCCGGCGTCGAGCCGGGCCAGATCGGGCATGTGGCCTTCGGGCACGTCATCAACACGGAACCGCGCGACATGTATGTCTCGCGCGTTGGCGCTATGGGGGCGGGGATCCCGGACAGCGTGCCCGCGATGAACGTCAACCGGCTTTGCGGGTCGGGACTTCAGGCCATCGTGTCCGTGGCGCAATCCCTGATGCTGGGCGATGCCGACTTCGGGCTGGCGGGCGGGGTCGAGAACATGTCGCGGTCGCCCTTCATCAACCCCGAGGCACGCTGGGGTGCCAAGATGGGTGACGTCAGAAGCCTCGACATGATGCTCGGCGCTCTCAACTGTCCCTTCGGGACCGGGCATATGGGCGTGACCGCCGAGAATGTCGCGGACGAGCACCAGATAAGCCGGGAAGACCAGGACGGTTTTGCGCTCAACAGTCAGGAGCGCGCGGCGCGCGCCATAAAAGAGGGGCGTTTCGCCAGCCAGATCGTGCCGGTCGAGGTGCGGGTGAAGCGGGACATGGTGCCCTTCGAGATCGATGAACACCCGAAGATGACCACTGCCGAGGCGCTCGCGGGGCTTCCGACCGTCTTCCGCAAGGGCGGCAGCGTCACGGCGGGCAACGCCAGCGGGATCAACGACGGCGCCGGGGCGCTGGTGATCGCGACGGCCGAGGCGGCGGAACGCGCGGGCCTGAAACCCCGGGCGCGGATCCTGGGATACGCCCATGCCGGGGTGCGCCCCGAGGTGATGGGCATCGGGCCCGTGCCGGCGGTGCAGGCGCTGCTCGAAAAGACAGGGCTTTCGGTCGACGATTTCGACGTGATCGAAAGCAACGAGGCCTTCGCGGCCCAGGCGCTTGCCGTCAGCAAGGAGTTGGGCTTCGATCCGGCGAAGGTAAACCCGAACGGCGGGGCCATCGCGCTGGGACATCCGGTCGGGGCCACGGGCGCAATCATCGCCATCAAGGCGCTTTACGAACTCGAGCGGATCGGCGGAACGAGGGCCCTGGTGACGATGTGCATCGGCGGCGGTCAGGGGATCGCGCTGGCGTTCGAGCGGGTCGGCTAG
- a CDS encoding DEAD/DEAH box helicase, translating to MHKTIEAALARKGYETLTPVQQAVTEPDVTGKDLLVSAQTGSGKTIGFGLAIAPTLLGEADAFDAPAAPLALIIAPTRELSMQVKRELGWLYADAGAILASCVGGMDMRDERRGLARGAHIVVATPGRLRDHIMRGSIDLTAIRAVVLDEADEMLDLGFREDLEFILEQTPETRQTLLFSATVPGSIAKLAQRYQREAVRISTVSEQKQHADIEYRAMMVAARDGDNAVINVLRYYEAPNALVFCNTRAMVARLTTRLSNRGFSVVALSGELTQSERSNALQAMRDGRARVCVATDVAARGIDLPKLDLVVHAELPSSHETLLHRSGRTGRAGRKGVSALVVVPSARNKAERILKFAKLTADWGSAPSAADVDARDQERMLADDAWQAEITEGERPSVDRLVKMFSPEQLAAAYLRQYKTRHSAPEDLDEVGAEKPVKRGPFGPSVWFSLSEGRNQAASPRHLLPMICKAGNLTKDDIGAIRIADDLSYVEIREESVAGFLAAVGPDMMVEGNKSLVRLEGAPDVPAFKPPAPDRAARGKPSYDKTAAPRAERTEVPDARPRKPKPEDRKDGKRFKPNSKEDGAPVARRETHDGPKPGMRRKIDTSDGAVTAKAVNTSAKSSAMDPSKRVPSSFRKGPPPPKGKASSKKNRARTAATKGGKGGNFTPKRG from the coding sequence TTGCATAAGACGATTGAAGCCGCGCTGGCCCGCAAGGGCTATGAAACTCTGACGCCCGTTCAGCAGGCCGTCACCGAACCGGATGTCACCGGCAAGGACCTTCTGGTCTCGGCGCAGACGGGGTCGGGCAAGACCATCGGCTTCGGACTGGCGATCGCACCGACGTTGCTGGGCGAAGCTGACGCCTTCGACGCGCCTGCCGCCCCCCTCGCTTTGATCATCGCGCCGACGCGGGAACTTTCGATGCAGGTGAAACGGGAGCTTGGCTGGCTCTACGCTGATGCAGGGGCGATCCTCGCGTCCTGTGTCGGCGGCATGGACATGCGCGACGAACGCCGGGGGCTGGCGCGCGGGGCGCATATCGTCGTCGCCACGCCGGGGCGGCTGCGCGACCATATCATGCGCGGCTCCATCGACCTGACGGCGATCCGCGCGGTCGTGCTGGATGAAGCCGACGAAATGCTCGACCTCGGTTTTCGCGAGGATCTGGAGTTCATCCTCGAACAGACGCCGGAGACCCGGCAGACGCTGCTCTTTTCCGCAACCGTGCCGGGCTCCATCGCCAAGCTCGCGCAGCGCTACCAGCGAGAGGCGGTCCGGATCTCGACCGTCAGCGAGCAGAAGCAGCATGCCGATATCGAATACCGCGCGATGATGGTGGCGGCCCGCGACGGCGACAACGCGGTGATCAACGTGCTGCGCTACTATGAAGCGCCGAACGCCCTGGTGTTCTGCAACACCCGGGCGATGGTGGCACGGCTGACGACGCGGCTGTCGAACAGGGGCTTCTCGGTCGTGGCCCTGTCGGGCGAACTGACCCAGAGCGAACGTTCCAACGCGCTGCAGGCGATGCGGGACGGACGCGCGCGGGTCTGTGTGGCAACGGATGTCGCCGCCCGCGGGATCGACCTGCCGAAACTGGATCTGGTGGTGCATGCCGAATTGCCCAGCAGCCATGAAACCCTTCTGCACCGGTCGGGCCGCACCGGCCGCGCGGGCCGCAAGGGCGTCAGCGCGCTGGTTGTTGTCCCGTCCGCGCGCAACAAGGCGGAACGCATCCTGAAATTTGCGAAACTGACGGCGGATTGGGGCTCTGCCCCCTCGGCGGCGGATGTCGACGCGCGCGATCAGGAACGCATGCTGGCCGATGACGCCTGGCAGGCCGAGATCACCGAGGGCGAGCGTCCCTCGGTGGACCGGCTGGTCAAGATGTTCTCGCCCGAGCAGCTCGCCGCTGCCTATCTGCGCCAGTACAAGACGCGCCATTCCGCGCCCGAAGATCTCGACGAGGTCGGTGCCGAAAAACCCGTCAAACGCGGGCCTTTCGGTCCCAGTGTGTGGTTCTCGCTGTCGGAAGGCCGCAACCAGGCGGCGTCGCCGCGCCATCTGCTGCCGATGATCTGCAAGGCGGGCAATCTGACCAAGGACGATATCGGGGCGATCCGCATTGCCGACGACCTGTCTTACGTCGAAATCCGCGAAGAGAGTGTCGCGGGGTTCCTGGCGGCTGTCGGTCCGGACATGATGGTCGAGGGGAACAAGAGCCTTGTGCGTCTGGAAGGGGCACCCGATGTGCCAGCCTTCAAACCCCCCGCCCCCGACAGGGCCGCAAGGGGTAAGCCGAGCTACGACAAAACCGCAGCGCCGCGCGCCGAACGGACAGAGGTGCCGGACGCCCGTCCGCGCAAACCCAAGCCCGAAGATCGCAAGGACGGAAAACGATTCAAGCCGAACTCCAAGGAAGACGGAGCACCGGTAGCTCGTCGGGAAACGCACGACGGTCCGAAACCCGGCATGCGGCGCAAAATAGACACGTCGGACGGGGCCGTCACGGCCAAGGCTGTCAATACGTCAGCCAAAAGCAGTGCAATGGACCCGTCGAAGCGGGTTCCCAGCAGCTTCCGCAAAGGTCCGCCGCCGCCCAAGGGCAAGGCCAGCAGCAAGAAGAACCGCGCGCGGACTGCCGCCACGAAGGGTGGCAAGGGCGGAAATTTCACGCCGAAACGGGGATAG
- a CDS encoding glycine C-acetyltransferase, which produces MTQAFLSHLTDTLAQIEADGMMKTERLITSAQGSEISVGGRQVINLCANNYLGLADHPDLISAARDAMGGKGFGMASVRFICGTQDLHRELESKLAAYLQKDDAILFAACFDANGGLFEPLLGPEDAVISDALNHASIIDGIRLCKAKRYRYANSDMDDLEARLKEARAEGARFILIATDGVFSMDGYLADLPGITALAAKYDAMVMVDDCHATGFMGPQGRGTPGHSGVDVDILTGTLGKALGGSIGGYVAGPQPVIDLLRQRARPYLFSNSLPPAIVAAGIKALEIVEQGDVLRSRLFENAYYWRAGLSKLGFKLLDGEHPIIPVMLGEAKLAQEMAARLFEEGVYVSGFFYPVVPKGQARIRTQMNASLNIEDLDQALEAFRTVGRAMRVI; this is translated from the coding sequence ATGACCCAGGCCTTCCTGTCCCACCTGACCGACACGCTCGCGCAGATCGAAGCCGACGGGATGATGAAGACCGAGCGACTCATCACCTCGGCGCAGGGTAGCGAGATCAGCGTGGGCGGGCGTCAGGTCATCAACCTTTGCGCCAACAACTACCTCGGGCTCGCAGACCATCCGGACCTTATCTCGGCGGCGCGGGACGCAATGGGCGGCAAGGGTTTCGGCATGGCGTCTGTGCGCTTCATCTGCGGCACGCAGGATCTGCACCGCGAACTTGAAAGCAAGCTCGCCGCCTATCTCCAAAAGGACGACGCGATCCTCTTCGCTGCCTGCTTCGACGCCAACGGCGGTCTGTTCGAGCCCCTGCTCGGGCCCGAGGACGCTGTGATCTCCGATGCTCTGAACCACGCCTCGATCATCGACGGAATCAGGCTCTGCAAGGCGAAACGGTATCGCTACGCCAATTCCGACATGGACGATCTGGAAGCCCGCCTGAAGGAGGCCCGCGCGGAAGGTGCGCGGTTCATCCTGATTGCCACCGACGGCGTCTTCAGCATGGACGGCTACCTCGCCGATCTGCCCGGGATCACCGCCCTTGCGGCGAAATACGACGCGATGGTCATGGTGGACGACTGCCATGCGACGGGCTTCATGGGCCCGCAGGGGCGCGGAACGCCGGGACATTCGGGGGTCGATGTCGACATTCTCACCGGTACGCTCGGCAAGGCTTTGGGCGGGTCCATCGGCGGATATGTCGCCGGCCCGCAGCCCGTCATCGACCTGCTGCGCCAGCGCGCCAGACCCTACCTCTTCTCCAATTCACTGCCCCCGGCCATCGTCGCGGCCGGTATCAAGGCCTTGGAAATCGTCGAACAGGGCGACGTGCTGCGTTCGCGCCTTTTCGAGAACGCCTATTACTGGCGCGCGGGCCTGTCCAAGCTCGGCTTCAAACTGCTGGACGGCGAGCATCCGATCATTCCCGTGATGCTGGGCGAAGCGAAGCTGGCGCAGGAAATGGCGGCGCGGCTTTTCGAGGAAGGGGTCTATGTCTCGGGTTTCTTCTATCCCGTCGTGCCGAAGGGGCAGGCCCGGATCAGGACGCAAATGAACGCGTCCCTGAAC